Proteins co-encoded in one Pseudophryne corroboree isolate aPseCor3 chromosome 1, aPseCor3.hap2, whole genome shotgun sequence genomic window:
- the LOC134906884 gene encoding zinc finger protein 862-like, whose protein sequence is MPTLKRKVKEHERKTKEIGKKCLKINQMFSGKKKKINAAELDPVPSTSDPVPSTSDPVPSTSDPVPTDNQCTSQDNSLATVNTNCSNVDDSVSTSCNVIVNENTIDVHSQSSISLANCSQNLECDTSPPIILDDDLSEERCSSNEDTDIINDIGVSASPKKKSKHKVGFQIKWKREFPWLSCKKNGERESLLCKLCLKHLLNDTKYNKSPWMNSGMSTVRRDKIKEHSVSEMHKAAMQTEIIGCNAEASQNRKNRPESEEFKAVECAMKCLDFLIQHNIPHTTVFKPFVVFCIEELKSPVLAPLNKSKNASYTSYQTINEFVNSMASVQREKVILSLQKSPSFSVMSDETTDVSNRKHLATAAKYIKDGEVSVSFINDTEIPDGKSETIFNALSQTIEDCGGFEKLVGFGSDGASSMVGHRDGVAAKLKAKNNKIISIHCHNHRLALATKNTFESLNPFLKMDEVLTSIYKYYKYSSVRSKTLEEIQRVFTKCKGTKIKKASHTRWLSHENAINSIRINYHSIIVDLENAVVTGQSRTTSGVSGPTAEGLLKHLKNFHFFQLIHFLCDVLSLLSKLVLIFERRDIDLSTIHSNVSITLGALKNLKRKPGGQFCRNLENAARKIGIQAPIAAENCKFEEDARCFLDLLVQNISERMHNIAILDHLSVLDMRHLNADKGVGFYGVAEMAQLADFYQLDEDLLLSEWEDFKSVFLQTEEENSDNERLSMVNVYKTLEKFEDTIGVAFPLIQKLVSVGCVLPLSTAEVERTFSQVKLILTDHRNRLKVENVNSILAIKLNGKVNYREAVKHWMKKQRRIFSCRPHTAGHRPHSTIRNTCTVDCEQQPRTTHIN, encoded by the coding sequence aaaataaatgcagcagagttagatcctgtacccagcacctctgatcctgtacccagcacctctgatcctgtacccagcacctctgatcctgtacccacAGATAATCAATGCACTTCCCAAGATAATTCACTGGCCACAGTTAACACAAATTGCAGCAATGTAGATGACTCGGTATCGACGTCATGTAATGTCATTGTTAATGAAAACACCATAGATGTGCATTCTCAATCCTCCATCTCTCTTGCCAACTGTTCTCAGAATTTAGAGTGTGACACCTCACCCCCTATTATTTTGGATGATGACCTATCTGAAGAAAGGTGCTCTTCTAATGAAGATACAGATATAATAAATGACATTGGGGTTAGTGCTTCTCCAAAAAAAAAGTCAAAACATAAAGTTGGTTTCCAAATAAAATGGAAAAGAGAGTTTCCGTGGCTTAGttgtaaaaaaaatggtgaaagagAATCTCTACTCTGCAAGCTGTGTTTAAAACATCTGTTGAACGACACAAAATACAACAAATCTCCATGGATGAATAGTGGGATGAGCACAGTAAGGCGCGATAAAATTAAGGAGCATTCTGTTTCCGAGATGCACAAGGCAGCAATGCAAACTGAAATAATCGGTTGTAATGCTGAGGCTTCACAGAACAGAAAAAATAGACCAGAGTCAGAGGAATTCAAAGCTGTGGAATGTGCTATGAAGTGCCTGGATTTTCTAATCCAGCATAATATACCACATACAACTGTTTTTAAACCATTTGTTGTTTTCTGTATAGAAGAATTAAAGTCTCCAGTTTTAGCCCCTCTGAACAAATCTAAAAATGCCTCATATACAAGCTACCAAACAATCAACGAATTTGTTAATTCGATGGCCAGTGTTCAAAGAGAGAAAGTTATCTTGTCTTTACAGAAGAGTCCATCATTTTCAGTTATGTCAGATGAAACTACTGATGTCAGCAACAGAAAACACTTGGCAACTGCtgcaaaatatataaaagatgGAGAAGTCAGTGTGTCCTTTATTAATGATACAGAAATTCCAGATGGAAAATCAGAAACTATTTTCAATGCTCTTTCACAGACTATAGAAGACTGTGGAGGGTTTGAGAAATTAGTAGGCTTTGGAAGTGACGGCGCCAGTTCAATGGTTGGTCACCGTGATGGAGTAGCAGCCAAACTAAAGGCCAAAAATAATAAGATTATTTCAATACATTGTCACAATCATCGTTTAGCTCTTGCAACAAAAAATACATTTGAATCTTTGAATCCTTTCCTGAAAATGGATGAAGTATTAACAAGTATTTACAAATACTATAAATACAGCTCTGTGAGGAGCAAAACTTTGGAAGAAATACAAAGAGTATTTACTAAATGTAAGGGAACAAAAATAAAAAAGGCTAGCCACACAAGATGGCTATCACATGAAAATGCTATTAATTCAATAAGAATTAATTATCATTCGATCATTGTCGATTTGGAAAATGCTGTTGTAACTGGACAGTCAAGGACTACAAGTGGTGTGAGTGGGCCAACTGCTGAAGGACTTCTCAAACATctgaaaaattttcatttttttcaattaATTCACTTTCTTTGTGATGTACTGAGCCTGCTTTCCAAATTAGTTTTAATCTTTGAAAGAAGAGATATTGACTTGTCTACAATACACAGCAATGTTTCCATTACGCTTGGTGCTTTGAAAAATTTAAAGCGTAAGCCTGGGggtcagttttgcaggaacctggAAAATGCTGCAAGAAAAATAGGAATTCAGGCTCCTATAGCAGCAGAAAATTGTAAGTTTGAAGAAGATGCAAGGTGTTTTCTAGATCTATTGGTCCAAAACATTTCAGAGAGGATGCATAATATAGCTATACTTGATCATCTAAGTGTCTTAGATATGAGGCATCTTAATGCAGACAAAGGTGTGGGATTTTATGGTGTGGCCGAAATGGCACAGCTTGCTGATTTTTATCAACTGGACGAAGATCTTCTGTTATCAGAATGGGAAGACTTTAAATCTGTATTCTTACAAACGGAAGAAGAAAATTCTGATAATGAAAGATTGTCCATGGTCAACGTGTACAAGACTTTAGAAAAATTTGAAGACACAATTGGCGTAGCATTTCCTCTAATTCAGAAACTTGTTTCAGTTGGCTGTGTTCTACCACTCTCAACTGCTGAAGTTGAAAGAACTTTTTCGCAAGTTAAATTAATCTTAACAGATCACAGAAACCGTCTCAAGGTGGAAAATGTCAACAGCATATTAGCCATTAAGCTAAATGGCAAGGTAAACTACAGAGAGGCGGTAAAGCACTGGATGAAAAAGCAAAGAAGAATATTTTCTTGTAGACCACACACAGCTGGCCACCGACCACACTCTACAATCAGAAACACCTGTACTGTAGATTGTGAGCAACAACCAAGGACAACGCACATAAACTGA